In Spirosoma aureum, a single genomic region encodes these proteins:
- the uxaC gene encoding glucuronate isomerase, whose protein sequence is MKKPFLNDDFLLQTETARQLYHEFAKPMPIIDYHCHLPPDQIAGNRQFENLTQIWLYGDHYKWRAMRTNGVDESFCTGNQSDYDKFQKWAETVPFTVRNPLYHWTHLELQRYFGITETLNGQSARRIYEACTEKLQSPDYSVRSLLQRMNVETVCTTDDPVDSLEHHQKLLDERVVGTDFGVSVLPTFRADKAMAVEDARSFNLYVARLEAASNIAITNFSDFLEALRQRHDYFAEMGCKLSDHGLEQVYAENYLESDVRASFDKIRSGKSLTDSEVLVFKSAMLVNLAEMDWEKGWTQQFHLGALRNNNTRMLQQLGPDTGWDSIGDFTQARALARFLDRLDTTDKLAKTILYNLNPADNELMATMIGNFNDGSVAGKIQFGSGWWFLDQKEGMERQINTLSNMGLLSRFVGMLTDSRSFLSYPRHEYFRRILCNLFGNDIENGELPDDMAWMGQVVQNICYGNAKTYFGFSHEPASFAV, encoded by the coding sequence ATGAAAAAGCCCTTTCTAAACGACGATTTTTTATTACAAACTGAAACGGCCCGGCAACTTTATCATGAGTTTGCCAAGCCAATGCCAATCATCGACTATCATTGCCATCTGCCCCCAGATCAGATAGCCGGGAATCGCCAGTTTGAGAACCTGACGCAAATCTGGCTCTATGGTGATCATTACAAGTGGCGGGCGATGCGCACGAACGGTGTCGATGAAAGCTTCTGCACGGGAAATCAGTCAGATTATGATAAGTTTCAGAAATGGGCCGAAACTGTACCGTTTACGGTTCGGAACCCACTCTATCACTGGACGCACCTGGAACTACAGCGGTATTTCGGCATTACTGAAACACTTAACGGACAGAGTGCCCGGCGTATTTATGAGGCCTGTACTGAGAAATTACAGTCACCCGATTATTCGGTCAGGAGTCTGTTACAGCGAATGAATGTCGAAACCGTTTGTACAACCGACGATCCGGTAGATTCGCTCGAACATCATCAAAAGCTGCTCGATGAGCGGGTGGTTGGAACGGACTTTGGCGTAAGTGTCCTGCCAACGTTTCGGGCCGATAAGGCAATGGCTGTTGAGGATGCGAGGTCGTTTAACCTTTATGTTGCCCGGCTGGAAGCGGCCAGTAACATCGCTATTACGAACTTCAGCGATTTTCTGGAGGCTCTTCGCCAGCGTCACGATTACTTTGCTGAAATGGGGTGTAAACTATCAGACCACGGGCTGGAGCAGGTATATGCCGAAAACTATCTGGAGTCTGATGTTCGGGCTAGTTTCGACAAGATACGTTCGGGCAAATCACTTACCGATTCTGAAGTTCTGGTGTTCAAATCGGCTATGTTGGTAAATTTAGCCGAAATGGACTGGGAAAAAGGCTGGACTCAGCAGTTTCACTTAGGCGCACTTCGCAACAATAACACACGCATGTTGCAACAACTCGGCCCCGATACGGGCTGGGATAGCATTGGCGATTTCACGCAGGCTCGTGCGCTGGCCCGATTCCTCGATCGGCTCGATACGACCGATAAACTGGCTAAAACGATTTTGTACAACCTGAATCCGGCCGACAACGAACTGATGGCTACCATGATCGGAAATTTTAACGACGGGTCAGTAGCGGGTAAGATTCAGTTCGGTTCAGGCTGGTGGTTTTTAGATCAGAAAGAGGGTATGGAGCGGCAGATCAATACTCTTTCAAACATGGGTTTACTGAGCCGTTTTGTGGGTATGCTGACTGATTCGCGGAGTTTTCTGTCGTATCCGCGACATGAATATTTCCGCCGGATTTTATGCAACCTGTTCGGCAATGACATCGAAAATGGGGAACTACCTGACGACATGGCCTGGATGGGACAAGTCGTTCAGAATATCTGCTACGGTAATGCCAAAACCTATTTTGGCTTCAGCCACGAGCCAGCTTCGTTCGCTGTTTAA
- a CDS encoding UxaA family hydrolase, whose amino-acid sequence MKQNVLKIHPNDSVLVALVDLGPGQAVQWEALTLAVTEAIPAKHKLAIQAFAPGDPITMYGVLVGKAKQPIPMGGRLTTFNVQHATNSYDLHGSTYQWTPPTVDRWQMQTFMGYHRSDGRFGTANYWLVVPLVFCENRNIQVLEEALINDLGYSRRHTYQRQTQELMALVQAGHTVEEVLQADLQGAEQSFDGLKRNQLRLFPNIDGVKFLSHEGGCGGTRQDAQALCGLLAGYITHPNVAGATVLSLGCQNAQVAMLQEEIQKRSPQFDKPLFVLEQQTIGTEESLISQALRQTFAGLMQANACVRQPAPLSKLSIGLECGGSDGFSGISANPAVGHASDLVVALGGTVILSEFPELCGVEQELCDRCEDAETAGRFRELMSTYAQRAQEAGSGFDMNPSPGNIRDGLITDAMKSAGASKKGGSSPVVAVLDYPELVTKPGLNLLCTPGNDVESTTAEVGSGATVVLFTTGLGTPTGNPIAPVIKIASNTVLANRMPDIIDVNTGTVIDGNETIQQAGERLLEQIIRVASGEVEVAAVRHGQDDFIPWKRGVSL is encoded by the coding sequence ATGAAACAGAACGTTCTGAAAATACACCCGAACGATTCAGTGCTGGTTGCTCTGGTCGATCTGGGACCGGGTCAGGCTGTGCAATGGGAGGCATTGACCCTGGCTGTTACTGAAGCGATTCCGGCAAAGCATAAACTGGCGATTCAGGCATTTGCGCCGGGAGATCCTATTACGATGTATGGGGTTTTGGTCGGAAAGGCCAAACAGCCGATTCCAATGGGGGGCCGACTGACGACGTTTAATGTACAACATGCCACGAACAGCTACGACCTGCATGGCTCGACGTATCAGTGGACACCCCCGACGGTAGACCGTTGGCAGATGCAGACATTTATGGGCTATCATCGCTCCGATGGTCGCTTTGGAACGGCTAACTACTGGCTCGTGGTGCCACTCGTATTTTGCGAAAATCGCAACATTCAAGTGCTGGAAGAGGCTCTTATCAATGACCTGGGCTATTCACGACGGCATACGTACCAGCGACAAACGCAGGAGCTGATGGCTTTGGTACAGGCCGGTCATACGGTTGAAGAAGTATTGCAGGCTGATTTGCAGGGAGCTGAACAATCCTTTGATGGGCTCAAACGCAATCAGTTACGGTTGTTTCCGAATATTGATGGTGTAAAATTTCTTTCGCACGAAGGAGGCTGCGGAGGAACCCGACAGGACGCACAGGCACTATGCGGATTGCTGGCAGGCTACATTACCCACCCCAACGTTGCGGGTGCTACCGTGCTGAGTCTGGGTTGCCAGAATGCGCAGGTGGCCATGTTACAGGAAGAAATTCAGAAGCGAAGTCCGCAGTTCGATAAACCATTATTTGTGCTCGAACAGCAGACAATTGGTACTGAAGAATCGCTGATCAGCCAGGCGCTGCGGCAGACCTTTGCAGGACTGATGCAGGCGAATGCCTGTGTCCGGCAACCTGCTCCGCTCAGCAAACTGAGCATCGGGCTTGAATGTGGTGGCTCCGACGGATTTTCGGGAATTTCGGCCAATCCTGCGGTGGGACATGCCTCTGATCTGGTCGTTGCCCTTGGTGGAACAGTCATTCTATCGGAGTTCCCGGAACTCTGCGGGGTAGAGCAGGAACTTTGCGACCGCTGTGAGGATGCTGAAACGGCCGGCCGGTTCCGGGAACTGATGAGCACTTATGCCCAACGGGCACAGGAAGCCGGGTCGGGCTTTGACATGAATCCGTCACCCGGAAACATCCGCGATGGCCTGATCACCGATGCCATGAAGTCGGCCGGAGCCTCCAAAAAAGGAGGGTCATCGCCGGTAGTTGCCGTGCTCGATTACCCCGAGCTCGTAACCAAACCTGGCCTGAATCTGCTTTGTACACCCGGCAACGATGTTGAATCGACAACTGCTGAGGTAGGGTCGGGCGCTACGGTTGTGCTGTTCACAACGGGTCTGGGAACGCCAACTGGCAATCCGATTGCGCCTGTTATTAAAATTGCCAGCAATACGGTTCTGGCCAATCGAATGCCCGACATTATCGATGTCAACACCGGAACGGTTATTGACGGCAACGAAACGATTCAACAGGCGGGCGAACGACTGCTGGAGCAGATTATCCGGGTGGCCAGTGGCGAAGTCGAAGTGGCTGCTGTCCGTCACGGACAAGACGATTTTATCCCCTGGAAACGGGGCGTTTCTTTATAA
- a CDS encoding tagaturonate reductase, with protein MDLLTIQSLSSIQSQTDVSLPSDELLQLPERVLQFGTGVLLRGLPDYLIDKANRQGIFNGRIVVVKSTDGGDMTAFARQDNLYTLCIRGVENRRTVEENVVCSAISRVLSAKQSWDEILQFAASPDLQVVISNTTEIGIQLVQDDIRQSPPESFPGKLLAVLYARFQAFNGDLTKGLVIVPTELIPENGTKLEGILLELAHRNGLESAFIDWLETANTCCNSLVDRIVPGRPDPATQHALTEQLGYEDDLLTISEAFKLWAIEGDEHVQEVLSFHQTDENVIIRPNIDLFRELKLRLLNGTHTLSCGLAFLSGFDTVREAMDDEVLSAFVSNVMLAELIPGIPYQVDEKTAQRFGFQVLDRFRNPFIEHRWLAITMQYSAKMQMRNVPTLLHYYQKLAVTPRYISLGFAAYLLFMRATTQDDEVWYGERNGEAYPIYDAQAGYFAELWASLTPEELTKTVLQNTTLWGHDLSQLPGFADAVVNHLTQMLDKGVLATVSAYFGQVQPEAILK; from the coding sequence ATGGACTTATTAACAATACAATCACTATCAAGTATTCAGTCGCAAACCGACGTCAGCCTTCCTTCTGATGAGTTGTTACAACTTCCGGAACGGGTACTCCAATTCGGAACGGGGGTGCTGTTGCGGGGACTGCCCGACTACCTGATCGACAAGGCGAACCGGCAGGGAATTTTTAACGGGCGAATTGTTGTCGTAAAATCGACCGATGGAGGAGATATGACGGCCTTTGCGCGGCAGGATAATCTGTATACGCTTTGCATCCGGGGAGTAGAAAATCGTCGAACCGTTGAAGAGAATGTGGTTTGCTCGGCTATTAGCCGTGTATTGTCGGCCAAACAATCGTGGGATGAGATCCTGCAATTTGCCGCTAGCCCTGATTTACAGGTCGTGATTTCAAATACGACCGAAATAGGTATTCAGCTTGTTCAGGATGATATCCGCCAGTCGCCCCCCGAATCGTTTCCCGGTAAACTACTGGCCGTATTGTACGCTCGTTTTCAGGCTTTTAATGGTGATCTGACTAAAGGGCTGGTCATTGTGCCGACAGAACTTATTCCGGAAAACGGCACCAAACTGGAAGGAATTCTATTGGAATTAGCGCATCGGAATGGTTTGGAAAGTGCGTTTATAGATTGGCTCGAAACGGCCAACACTTGCTGTAACTCGCTGGTTGATCGCATTGTACCCGGTCGTCCTGACCCTGCCACTCAGCATGCCCTGACCGAGCAATTGGGCTATGAAGATGACCTGCTGACCATTTCGGAAGCGTTTAAACTGTGGGCAATTGAAGGCGACGAACACGTTCAGGAGGTGCTATCGTTTCATCAGACCGACGAGAACGTGATCATCCGGCCGAATATCGACCTGTTCCGTGAACTGAAATTGCGCCTGCTGAATGGCACACATACTTTAAGCTGCGGACTGGCTTTCCTGAGCGGGTTCGATACCGTTCGTGAAGCAATGGATGATGAAGTCCTGTCGGCTTTTGTCAGCAATGTAATGCTGGCCGAACTGATTCCAGGTATTCCGTATCAGGTCGATGAGAAAACCGCACAACGATTTGGATTTCAGGTGCTGGATCGGTTCAGGAATCCGTTTATCGAGCACCGTTGGCTGGCTATTACCATGCAATATTCAGCCAAGATGCAGATGCGGAATGTACCGACATTGCTCCATTACTACCAGAAATTAGCTGTAACTCCTCGTTACATCTCACTGGGCTTTGCTGCTTATCTGTTGTTCATGCGGGCCACTACCCAGGATGATGAAGTCTGGTATGGCGAACGAAATGGCGAAGCGTACCCGATCTATGATGCGCAGGCGGGTTATTTTGCTGAGCTCTGGGCCAGTCTGACACCTGAAGAATTGACGAAAACCGTATTACAAAACACGACTCTCTGGGGGCATGACCTGAGCCAGTTACCTGGCTTTGCTGATGCAGTAGTCAATCACCTGACGCAAATGCTTGATAAGGGTGTGTTGGCAACGGTGTCGGCCTACTTTGGTCAGGTGCAACCAGAAGCGATACTAAAATGA
- a CDS encoding LacI family DNA-binding transcriptional regulator, whose amino-acid sequence MDAITIKDIARALNLSTSTVSRALRDSYEINPETKRLVIEYAERLNYRPNPIALSLKENRSRVIGVVVPQIANNFFSQAINGIEAIAYNRGYHVIIFQSHESYEREVATVQQAVARKADGLLISLSSGTSDFSYLRQLQEKKLPIVLFDRVSKEIDSPCITADNFGGAFAATEHLIQSGRRRIAHLTIPPHISITQERLAGYRAALEQYDIPYDESLIRYAGFGHNEVEPIVDDLLTLSPDAFFAASDRLAIGCLSALKKRNISIPESVSLIGFTNISVADLLAPPMSTVEQPAQEIGQVAAGRLIDLIEGKQKIPQPGTIRIPTKLIVRASSQLESTLLT is encoded by the coding sequence TTGGACGCGATCACCATAAAGGATATTGCCCGCGCTTTAAATCTTTCGACCTCGACTGTCTCGCGGGCCTTGCGGGATAGTTATGAAATCAACCCGGAGACAAAACGCCTGGTCATTGAATATGCTGAGCGACTTAATTACCGACCGAATCCGATTGCACTCAGTTTAAAGGAGAACCGAAGCCGGGTTATCGGTGTAGTTGTGCCCCAAATTGCCAATAATTTTTTTTCACAGGCCATCAATGGCATCGAAGCAATAGCCTATAATCGGGGCTATCACGTTATCATTTTTCAAAGCCACGAATCCTACGAACGGGAAGTGGCAACAGTGCAGCAGGCGGTCGCCAGAAAAGCGGATGGGCTGCTGATCTCCCTCTCCAGTGGAACTTCCGATTTCTCGTATTTACGGCAATTACAGGAGAAAAAATTGCCTATCGTTTTATTTGATCGTGTATCGAAAGAGATCGATTCTCCCTGTATCACAGCCGATAATTTTGGCGGAGCCTTTGCCGCCACTGAACACCTGATCCAATCGGGTCGTCGACGTATTGCGCATCTGACCATTCCCCCTCATATCTCCATCACTCAGGAACGCCTTGCAGGCTATCGGGCAGCCCTGGAACAATATGATATTCCTTATGACGAGAGTCTGATCCGCTACGCTGGATTCGGTCATAATGAAGTAGAACCGATAGTCGATGATTTGTTAACCCTGTCGCCTGATGCTTTCTTTGCGGCCAGTGACCGCCTGGCAATTGGCTGCCTGTCAGCACTTAAGAAGAGGAATATTTCCATTCCGGAAAGCGTTTCACTGATTGGTTTTACTAACATCTCAGTAGCGGATCTGCTTGCCCCTCCAATGAGTACGGTTGAACAACCTGCTCAGGAAATCGGTCAGGTAGCCGCCGGCCGACTTATCGATTTAATTGAGGGAAAACAGAAAATACCCCAACCCGGCACGATCCGGATTCCAACCAAGCTAATCGTGCGGGCTTCGTCGCAGTTAGAAAGTACGCTCCTTACCTAA
- a CDS encoding glycoside hydrolase family 88/105 protein — MKKIILLSLLVLPYSLIAQSSASTQLPWSQRMAASMLTTNPDSIAYPRAKMARWEYEMGVLLRSYELLWYRTGDARYINYIQKNMDRFVNADGTIRTYDLDHFNIDYVTPGRSLLLLYQQTLPDKEKYRKAADLLRKQLAEQPRTKEGGFWHKKIYPNQMWLDGLYMAEPFYAEYTRLFSRDGKDFNDIINQFVWMEQHAHDPKTGLLYHGWDESREQKWADPKTGKSPNFWSRSIGWYVMALVDVLDYIPADQPRRGELVTILQRLMPAVVKYQDPKEGCWYQVTDRGGDKGNYMEASGTAMFVYGLAKGVRLGYLPASMMTYAKKGYAGMLKNFISTDEAGLIHLEKTVSVSGLGGNPYRSGSYDYYLSEPLRKDDLKGVGPFIMASVEMETAEEAGLGKGKTVGVDTYFNHEFRKGITGEQEPFHYTWEDRQHSGFWLWGNTFRDLGAKTVSVPTAPTAASLKGVDVYIIVDPDTPKETTKPNYVSQTDSKAISDWVKAGGVLVLMANDTSNCEHLHFNQLAAQFGLQFLPKNVNMVKGDQFEQGSVKISAGNPIFSHTKEVYIKELSPLSVKAPAKPVVSAGDNVIIAVANVGKGTVFAVGDPWLYNEYTDGRKIPARYENFNAGKDLATWLLKQAK; from the coding sequence ATGAAAAAAATAATTCTCCTTAGCCTGCTTGTACTGCCCTATAGCCTGATCGCCCAATCGAGCGCATCGACTCAGCTGCCGTGGTCACAGCGAATGGCTGCATCCATGCTGACTACAAATCCGGATTCGATTGCTTACCCAAGAGCTAAAATGGCTCGTTGGGAGTATGAGATGGGCGTTTTACTGCGGTCATACGAACTGCTGTGGTATCGTACCGGCGACGCCCGTTATATCAATTACATCCAGAAAAATATGGACCGCTTCGTGAATGCCGATGGCACGATCCGAACCTATGACCTGGATCATTTCAACATTGATTACGTTACACCCGGCCGGTCGTTGTTGCTGCTGTATCAGCAGACACTGCCCGATAAGGAAAAATACCGCAAAGCTGCCGACCTGCTACGTAAGCAACTAGCGGAACAGCCCCGCACGAAAGAAGGTGGTTTCTGGCATAAAAAAATCTATCCCAATCAGATGTGGCTCGATGGTCTTTACATGGCCGAGCCTTTCTATGCTGAATACACACGACTCTTTAGCCGCGATGGGAAGGATTTTAACGACATCATCAATCAGTTTGTCTGGATGGAGCAACATGCCCATGACCCAAAAACGGGGCTCTTGTACCATGGCTGGGATGAAAGTCGTGAGCAGAAGTGGGCCGACCCCAAAACCGGGAAGTCGCCTAATTTCTGGAGCCGGTCTATCGGTTGGTATGTCATGGCGTTGGTCGATGTGCTGGATTACATTCCGGCCGATCAGCCGCGCCGGGGTGAGTTAGTCACGATCCTGCAACGGCTGATGCCCGCTGTGGTGAAATATCAGGACCCTAAAGAAGGTTGCTGGTATCAGGTGACCGATCGCGGGGGTGATAAGGGCAACTACATGGAAGCATCCGGTACGGCGATGTTCGTTTACGGGCTGGCCAAAGGTGTTCGGCTGGGTTATCTGCCCGCATCGATGATGACTTATGCGAAGAAAGGCTACGCCGGGATGCTGAAAAATTTCATCTCGACTGACGAAGCAGGACTGATTCACCTCGAAAAAACAGTGAGTGTGAGCGGCTTGGGCGGAAATCCGTACCGAAGCGGTAGCTATGACTATTACCTGAGTGAGCCCCTGCGTAAGGATGATCTGAAGGGTGTTGGGCCATTTATTATGGCAAGTGTTGAAATGGAAACCGCCGAAGAGGCTGGCCTGGGTAAAGGTAAAACCGTTGGGGTTGATACCTACTTCAATCATGAGTTTCGTAAAGGTATTACTGGAGAACAGGAGCCTTTCCACTATACCTGGGAAGACCGTCAGCACTCGGGTTTCTGGCTCTGGGGGAATACCTTCCGCGATCTGGGGGCTAAAACAGTATCGGTGCCAACTGCACCAACCGCTGCTTCGTTAAAGGGCGTTGATGTCTACATCATCGTTGATCCCGATACGCCTAAGGAAACTACCAAACCTAATTATGTAAGCCAGACCGACAGTAAAGCCATTAGCGACTGGGTAAAAGCTGGTGGGGTTTTGGTCCTGATGGCCAATGACACATCCAATTGCGAACATCTCCATTTTAATCAGTTAGCTGCTCAGTTCGGGTTGCAGTTCCTGCCCAAAAACGTGAACATGGTGAAAGGCGATCAGTTCGAACAGGGTTCGGTGAAAATCTCAGCGGGTAATCCCATTTTTTCACACACCAAAGAGGTATACATCAAAGAATTGTCTCCGCTGAGTGTGAAAGCGCCGGCTAAACCGGTCGTGAGTGCTGGTGATAATGTTATAATTGCCGTCGCTAACGTGGGTAAGGGCACCGTTTTCGCCGTGGGCGATCCGTGGCTTTACAATGAATATACCGACGGCCGGAAAATACCAGCCCGATACGAGAACTTTAATGCTGGAAAAGATCTGGCTACCTGGCTATTAAAGCAGGCAAAGTAA
- a CDS encoding glycoside hydrolase family 28 protein, translated as MKVLTGLALMGVAATFRPDAGVHRIDGPKTNPPVSLNAAFGYDLPPVITPTFRKDTINISKLGAVADGLTLNTAILNKAIEQCNRGGGGVVLVPRGLWLTGPIALKSNVNLHVASGALLQFTNQRDAYPLVKTTWEGEDAVRNQAPISGTDLENIAITGSGILDGAGEVWRMVKKSKLTADQWKKLVASGGVVNDKQDSWYPSAQSLKGATATIKKDGAPGNYLDIKDFLRPNMLSLTRCKRILLEGVTFQNSPAWCLHPLLCEHITLRNLNVKNPWYAQNGDGLDLESCRNGLVENCTFDVGDDGICIKSGRDEQGRKRGVPTENILVRNCRVYHAHGGFVIGSEMSGGVRNLYVSNCTFMGTDVGLRFKTARGRGGVVENIFIDGIDMTDIAGEAILFDMYYAAKDPVPQQGESNELPAIPAQPLSEATPQFRAFQVRNVICKGAETAILVRGLPEMAVKDILIENAVLQARKGFVCIESENIRLKNVSLITNAKTVMQIQNSRNLTLDKIQYSGNPELLLHISGDRSKDIRLLNTDTSHARKTVETDANVPINSLTTK; from the coding sequence ATGAAAGTACTCACTGGATTAGCCCTTATGGGGGTTGCTGCGACTTTTCGACCAGACGCAGGAGTTCATCGCATAGATGGTCCCAAAACGAATCCGCCGGTTTCGTTGAATGCTGCTTTTGGCTACGATTTGCCACCGGTTATTACCCCGACCTTCCGAAAGGATACCATCAACATCAGCAAGCTGGGCGCTGTTGCTGATGGATTGACACTCAATACGGCTATTCTTAATAAAGCCATCGAGCAATGTAATCGGGGCGGAGGGGGCGTGGTACTTGTTCCGCGCGGGCTTTGGCTGACTGGACCGATTGCCCTGAAAAGCAACGTGAATCTACACGTTGCCAGCGGAGCCTTGCTGCAATTCACCAATCAGCGGGATGCCTACCCATTGGTTAAAACAACCTGGGAGGGGGAGGACGCCGTCCGAAATCAGGCTCCCATCTCCGGTACCGATCTGGAAAACATAGCTATTACGGGTAGCGGTATTCTGGATGGGGCGGGGGAGGTCTGGCGAATGGTGAAGAAAAGTAAGCTCACTGCCGACCAATGGAAAAAACTCGTTGCATCGGGTGGGGTGGTGAATGATAAGCAGGATTCCTGGTACCCGTCGGCGCAGTCGCTCAAGGGGGCTACCGCAACGATAAAAAAAGATGGAGCACCCGGCAACTACCTGGATATTAAAGATTTTCTACGGCCGAACATGTTAAGTCTGACACGCTGTAAGCGGATCCTGCTGGAGGGTGTCACCTTTCAGAATTCTCCGGCCTGGTGCCTGCACCCGCTTTTGTGTGAGCATATTACCTTACGAAATCTCAATGTAAAAAATCCGTGGTACGCGCAGAATGGCGACGGTCTGGATCTTGAATCGTGCCGTAATGGTCTGGTCGAAAATTGTACCTTCGATGTGGGTGATGATGGTATCTGCATCAAATCCGGTCGCGACGAGCAGGGACGTAAACGGGGCGTTCCAACGGAGAACATACTTGTTCGTAATTGCCGGGTGTATCACGCACATGGTGGATTTGTCATTGGCAGCGAAATGTCGGGCGGTGTACGAAATCTGTACGTGTCGAATTGCACCTTCATGGGTACTGATGTGGGACTTCGTTTCAAAACCGCCCGTGGTCGTGGTGGTGTCGTCGAAAATATTTTTATCGATGGCATCGACATGACCGATATTGCTGGCGAGGCCATTCTGTTTGATATGTATTATGCCGCCAAAGACCCGGTTCCGCAACAGGGCGAATCGAACGAATTACCGGCTATTCCGGCCCAGCCTCTTTCGGAAGCAACACCGCAGTTCCGGGCCTTTCAGGTGCGTAATGTTATCTGCAAGGGAGCCGAAACGGCCATTCTTGTTCGTGGCTTACCCGAAATGGCCGTTAAGGATATCCTGATCGAAAATGCCGTTCTACAAGCCCGGAAAGGCTTTGTTTGCATCGAATCCGAAAATATTCGCCTGAAAAACGTCTCACTGATCACAAATGCAAAAACAGTTATGCAGATTCAGAACAGCCGGAATTTAACGCTCGATAAAATTCAGTATTCAGGCAATCCAGAACTGCTCTTGCACATTTCTGGCGATCGTTCGAAAGATATTCGATTGCTGAACACCGACACCTCTCACGCCCGCAAAACAGTAGAAACTGACGCCAACGTCCCTATTAACTCGTTGACTACGAAATAA